From a region of the Methanolinea sp. genome:
- a CDS encoding fumarate reductase subunit A — translation MHSDDVQDAHVLVIGSGGAGVRAAIEAAGYGETLLVSKTLAGKGGCTTMAEGGYNAVLREQDSCEIHFDDTMKGGAWLNDPELVQVLVKEAPDRVRDLLRWGAVFDVTDCCQVAQRPFGGQRFPRTCYAGDRTGHEMMLTLIDRLHDTGVMVVNEVTIISLLKDGARVSGAAGLDQKGNLSIFLADSVVLATGGGTKIYDISTNSSSGTGDGYSLGFAAGGELIDMEQVQFHPTGAVFPYDARGRLVTEAVRGEGGILKNARGERFMSRYDPERMELSTRDVVARAIATEIMEGRGTRNGGVYLDVTHLPRSQVETRLPVMLEQFLQFGVDIREEPMEVAPTAHHIMGGLRITAGCETTVPGLYACGEVTGGVHGANRLGGNALADTQVFGRRAGESAGKAKKREKRADPVQIEAIRKELESFFHGDVYPSTMIRSLQTAMWEGAGIFRNSADLEKTLGIIGHLGTLRLKAATPANLAGCCIARHMLVCATLVVRGALLRKESRGAHVRTDINQAWDGPNSPYGHTYQSLSRQGIETAVKS, via the coding sequence ATGCATTCCGATGATGTCCAGGATGCACATGTCCTCGTAATCGGGAGTGGCGGGGCTGGCGTCCGTGCAGCGATTGAAGCAGCAGGATATGGGGAAACCCTCCTGGTATCGAAGACGCTGGCCGGCAAGGGGGGCTGTACCACCATGGCCGAGGGAGGTTACAACGCAGTCCTCCGGGAACAGGACTCCTGCGAAATCCATTTCGACGACACCATGAAAGGAGGGGCATGGCTCAATGACCCGGAGCTGGTCCAGGTTCTTGTGAAGGAAGCTCCTGATCGGGTCCGCGATCTCCTCAGGTGGGGAGCTGTCTTTGACGTCACGGACTGCTGCCAGGTCGCCCAGCGGCCCTTTGGCGGACAGCGTTTTCCACGGACCTGCTATGCCGGTGACCGGACAGGGCACGAGATGATGCTGACCCTCATCGACCGCCTCCACGACACCGGTGTAATGGTGGTCAACGAGGTGACTATCATCTCGCTGCTGAAAGACGGAGCGCGGGTGAGCGGGGCTGCGGGCCTGGACCAGAAGGGCAATCTCTCCATCTTCCTTGCCGATAGCGTTGTGCTTGCAACGGGAGGGGGGACTAAGATCTACGATATCTCAACCAACTCTTCGAGCGGTACAGGTGACGGCTACTCCCTCGGGTTCGCTGCCGGGGGTGAGCTGATCGACATGGAGCAGGTTCAGTTCCATCCTACCGGTGCGGTGTTCCCCTACGATGCACGGGGGCGGCTGGTAACCGAAGCTGTCCGCGGTGAAGGCGGTATCCTGAAGAACGCTCGTGGTGAGCGGTTCATGAGCAGGTACGACCCTGAGCGGATGGAGCTCTCCACACGGGACGTCGTTGCCCGTGCCATCGCGACTGAGATTATGGAGGGGCGGGGAACAAGGAATGGTGGGGTGTATCTCGATGTTACCCATCTTCCCCGGAGCCAGGTTGAGACCCGCCTCCCGGTCATGCTCGAGCAGTTCCTCCAGTTCGGGGTCGACATCAGGGAAGAACCGATGGAAGTGGCGCCGACAGCCCACCATATCATGGGAGGCCTCCGAATCACCGCCGGTTGTGAAACCACGGTCCCGGGACTCTACGCCTGCGGAGAGGTGACCGGGGGTGTCCACGGAGCAAACCGGCTCGGCGGGAATGCTCTCGCCGATACCCAGGTCTTTGGGAGGCGGGCTGGCGAATCGGCGGGTAAGGCGAAAAAAAGGGAGAAAAGAGCAGACCCTGTCCAGATCGAAGCGATCAGAAAAGAGCTAGAATCCTTTTTTCACGGCGACGTGTATCCCTCAACAATGATACGCTCACTCCAGACTGCGATGTGGGAGGGTGCCGGTATCTTCAGGAATTCTGCCGATCTCGAAAAGACACTGGGGATTATCGGGCACCTTGGAACACTCCGGCTGAAAGCGGCAACACCGGCGAATCTTGCAGGGTGCTGCATTGCCCGGCACATGCTCGTCTGTGCGACCCTGGTTGTTCGCGGAGCACTCCTCCGCAAGGAATCCCGTGGGGCACATGTCCGGACAGATATCAACCAGGCATGGGATGGCCCAAACTCCCCATACGGCCATACCTACCAGTCACTTTCACGGCAGGGTATTGAAACGGCGGTGAAGTCATGA
- a CDS encoding succinate dehydrogenase/fumarate reductase iron-sulfur subunit yields MKDISVRVFRYDPETDEQPHYQHYLVKVREGARVLHVLHAIHDEHDPTLSYRYCCGSGQCGSCAVRVDGEPVLACTEEARDGMTIDPLDLPIQKDLEVDMEPYLEAISSLEPGSEFRMPTQEEVEAIKPLRSCIECLACVSACPALKVIDFAGPTAMREDMRLSLDPRDTRDRVTEAVSRGLFTCTSCQACWKVCPKDIQIPGKAIEKLRALANRKGLTLPRHQAVEKLVRETGRSVDRIGISFLEQVPEVLEPYGEAKGMIGFFVGCMYNMRLPQTALDAMEVLRRNGIRVIIPKEQICCGSPLIRTGQIGYLETLQHRNIESFVCRGIDVVMTMCAGCGSTLKNDYQCPFRVMDINEVLLKFGIEPPARLPVKATYHDPCHLLRGQGIRTEPRELISRVVELVEMPSICCGSGGGVRSGVPEEAAALAENRRKEIEKTGADIVISSCPFCEYHIMEHTDRPVKNITTVLLEGYREKDKRKVREDWS; encoded by the coding sequence ATGAAGGATATTTCGGTCAGGGTGTTCCGGTATGACCCGGAAACCGATGAACAACCTCACTACCAGCACTACCTGGTTAAAGTCCGCGAAGGGGCACGGGTGCTGCACGTCCTGCATGCTATCCATGATGAGCATGACCCCACGCTTTCGTACCGTTACTGCTGCGGATCCGGCCAGTGCGGGAGCTGTGCAGTCAGGGTGGACGGCGAGCCGGTGCTTGCATGCACCGAAGAGGCACGGGACGGTATGACCATTGATCCGCTCGATCTCCCGATCCAGAAAGACCTTGAGGTGGACATGGAACCTTACCTGGAGGCGATATCCTCGCTCGAACCGGGTAGTGAGTTCCGGATGCCGACACAGGAAGAAGTCGAGGCCATCAAGCCGCTCCGGAGCTGCATCGAGTGCCTGGCCTGCGTCTCAGCCTGTCCTGCCCTGAAGGTGATCGATTTTGCCGGCCCCACGGCCATGCGCGAGGATATGCGCCTCTCCCTCGATCCCCGCGATACACGTGACCGGGTCACTGAAGCGGTCTCCAGAGGCCTTTTTACCTGCACTTCCTGCCAGGCCTGCTGGAAGGTATGTCCGAAAGATATCCAGATCCCAGGAAAGGCTATCGAGAAGCTGCGGGCGCTTGCCAACAGGAAGGGGCTCACGCTGCCCCGTCACCAGGCGGTTGAAAAACTGGTTCGGGAGACCGGAAGGAGCGTGGACAGGATTGGAATCAGCTTCCTCGAGCAGGTCCCCGAGGTTCTTGAACCATACGGGGAAGCGAAAGGCATGATCGGGTTTTTCGTCGGGTGCATGTACAACATGCGCCTCCCGCAAACGGCCCTCGATGCTATGGAAGTCCTCCGACGAAACGGAATCCGGGTTATCATACCAAAGGAACAGATCTGCTGCGGATCTCCTCTGATACGGACAGGTCAGATCGGGTACCTGGAAACACTCCAGCACCGCAACATCGAGTCCTTCGTCTGCCGGGGGATCGATGTCGTGATGACCATGTGCGCCGGGTGCGGTTCCACGCTCAAGAATGATTACCAATGCCCTTTCCGGGTGATGGATATCAACGAAGTGCTATTGAAATTCGGTATCGAGCCCCCCGCACGGCTTCCGGTGAAGGCAACCTACCACGATCCATGCCATCTCTTGCGGGGGCAGGGTATCCGGACCGAGCCCAGGGAGCTGATCAGCCGGGTCGTTGAGCTTGTTGAGATGCCATCCATCTGCTGTGGTTCGGGGGGCGGCGTGCGGTCAGGAGTGCCTGAAGAGGCTGCAGCCCTGGCCGAGAACCGGAGAAAGGAGATCGAGAAGACGGGGGCAGACATCGTGATCAGTTCCTGCCCGTTCTGCGAGTACCATATAATGGAGCATACCGACCGGCCGGTGAAGAATATCACGACTGTCCTTCTCGAGGGCTACCGGGAAAAAGACAAAAGGAAAGTCCGGGAAGACTGGTCGTAA
- a CDS encoding site-specific DNA-methyltransferase: MMGGFKHMASGYSSLGSQISAAACSTDRVETGGISIPRLTAEFWTSRQRNASPLHEVSYRACFKPQLPRFFINGTTGIGDVVYDPFSGRGTTVIEAGLLARQVIANDSNPLCRILTRPRFYLPSESDVRERLFTIPMLQGARAGIDLSMFYHRDTESQLISLRTYLLEREAAGDEDHVDAWIRMVATNRLTGHSSGFFSVYTLPPNQAVTPSRQEQINRKRNQVPPFRDVRELIIRKTRSLLKGITQQERVALKKAGDEGLFLTGDSRDTPAIPRDAVRLTVTSPPFLDTVQYAKDNWLRCWFNGIDEREVERKLTVTRSLHEWCRVMAGTFRELYRVTAPGGYVAFEVGEVRKGRIRLDEHIVPIGDDAGFRPLAIMVNQQTFTKTSHIWGVENNDSGTNTNRIVLFRKEE; this comes from the coding sequence ATGATGGGTGGATTCAAACACATGGCGTCAGGATACAGTTCCCTGGGCTCGCAGATATCGGCTGCCGCCTGCAGCACCGACCGGGTGGAGACCGGGGGTATCAGTATCCCACGGCTGACCGCTGAGTTCTGGACGTCCCGGCAACGGAACGCCTCGCCGCTTCATGAAGTATCCTACCGTGCTTGCTTCAAGCCGCAACTCCCCCGGTTTTTCATAAACGGGACAACAGGAATTGGCGACGTGGTCTATGATCCCTTTTCAGGCCGGGGGACCACGGTCATTGAAGCGGGTCTTCTGGCAAGACAGGTGATTGCCAACGATTCAAACCCCCTCTGCCGCATCCTAACCCGCCCCCGGTTCTACCTCCCCTCTGAATCCGATGTCAGGGAGCGTCTGTTCACCATTCCGATGCTCCAGGGGGCCAGGGCCGGGATCGATCTCTCCATGTTCTATCACAGGGATACCGAGTCCCAGCTTATTTCGCTTCGAACCTATCTCTTGGAACGTGAAGCAGCCGGTGATGAGGATCATGTTGATGCCTGGATCCGGATGGTGGCCACGAACCGTCTCACCGGTCACTCCAGCGGTTTCTTCTCGGTCTACACCCTCCCTCCCAACCAGGCTGTCACCCCCTCCCGCCAGGAACAGATTAACCGCAAGCGAAACCAGGTGCCACCGTTCAGGGACGTCCGGGAGCTCATCATCCGGAAGACCCGTTCGCTGTTGAAGGGGATAACCCAGCAGGAGCGGGTTGCCCTGAAAAAAGCCGGTGATGAAGGCCTGTTTCTCACCGGGGATTCCCGCGATACCCCGGCCATTCCCAGGGATGCGGTCCGGCTCACTGTAACCTCCCCCCCGTTTCTCGATACCGTTCAATATGCAAAGGACAACTGGCTCCGGTGCTGGTTCAACGGGATTGATGAACGGGAAGTCGAGCGGAAGCTGACGGTTACACGGTCGCTTCACGAATGGTGCAGGGTCATGGCAGGGACCTTCAGGGAACTCTACCGCGTTACCGCCCCGGGGGGATATGTTGCCTTTGAAGTTGGGGAAGTCCGGAAAGGACGAATCAGGCTCGATGAGCATATCGTTCCAATCGGGGATGATGCCGGGTTTCGCCCCCTGGCCATCATGGTAAACCAGCAAACGTTTACAAAAACGTCCCATATCTGGGGTGTCGAAAACAACGACTCAGGGACCAACACCAACCGGATAGTCCTCTTCAGGAAAGAGGAATGA
- a CDS encoding FAD-dependent oxidoreductase: MPRVTVYSTKNCPYCRMVKAFLERQGVDYTSIDVGADKEQAKKMVEISGQYGVPVVTVDGEVIVGFDAQRLNELFGEEKVPELYDVLIIGAGPAGLTAGVYCARKLLKTLVISENIGGQAVESWSIENYMGFPKITGDDLMRKFEEQVRSQDIRLEIDKALILDRSGNEFKVNTATGSSYRARSVILAQGKHPKTLGIEGEDRYWGRGLSVCSTCDGPIFRNKVVAIVGGGNSALQTAIEMSGIAREVHLIVRSRIKADEAYVKLYAKKKNIITHTNAIISALRGTDMLSAIIIRDRDSGKETEIAVDGIFLEIGWIPNTSFVEGLVAMNDQKEIEVDINCHTSVPGIFAAGDVTNIMTKQIITAAGEGAKAALSAYEFLMR; encoded by the coding sequence ATGCCGAGGGTCACCGTATATTCCACGAAGAATTGCCCCTATTGCCGGATGGTCAAGGCCTTCCTCGAACGGCAGGGAGTCGATTACACGTCTATCGACGTCGGGGCAGATAAGGAGCAGGCAAAGAAGATGGTCGAGATCTCCGGCCAGTACGGGGTTCCCGTTGTCACTGTGGATGGAGAGGTAATCGTTGGCTTTGACGCGCAGCGGTTGAACGAGCTGTTCGGCGAAGAGAAGGTCCCAGAGCTGTATGACGTGCTTATCATCGGAGCAGGACCGGCCGGTCTCACCGCAGGGGTCTACTGCGCCCGGAAGCTGCTGAAGACCCTGGTCATCAGCGAGAATATCGGGGGGCAGGCCGTTGAGTCATGGTCGATTGAAAACTACATGGGCTTTCCAAAAATCACCGGCGACGATCTGATGAGGAAATTTGAGGAGCAGGTACGTTCCCAGGACATCAGGCTCGAGATTGACAAGGCACTCATCCTTGACCGGAGCGGCAACGAATTCAAGGTCAATACCGCGACCGGCTCGTCCTACCGGGCACGGTCGGTGATACTCGCCCAGGGGAAACACCCCAAGACCCTGGGAATCGAAGGCGAGGACCGGTACTGGGGACGCGGGCTCTCGGTCTGTTCGACCTGTGACGGTCCGATCTTCAGGAACAAGGTGGTGGCCATCGTAGGAGGTGGCAATTCAGCCCTCCAGACCGCAATCGAGATGAGCGGTATCGCACGAGAAGTGCATCTCATCGTCAGAAGCAGGATCAAGGCGGATGAGGCCTACGTCAAACTCTACGCGAAGAAGAAGAACATCATTACCCATACCAATGCCATCATCTCGGCCCTCCGGGGGACCGATATGCTCTCCGCCATCATAATCCGGGACAGGGACAGCGGGAAAGAGACCGAGATCGCCGTTGACGGCATTTTCCTTGAAATCGGATGGATCCCGAATACCTCATTCGTGGAAGGGCTGGTTGCGATGAATGATCAGAAGGAGATCGAGGTCGACATCAACTGCCACACCAGTGTCCCCGGCATCTTTGCTGCCGGCGATGTGACCAATATCATGACCAAACAGATCATTACCGCGGCAGGGGAGGGGGCGAAGGCGGCCCTTTCGGCATACGAGTTCCTGATGCGGTGA
- a CDS encoding rubrerythrin family protein — MATRENALEAFAGESQANRKYLAFAEKAESDGYLNIARLFRAASEAEAIHARKLMKALGMIGSTKENLEKAVADETHEYTEMYPAFVREAESEKQSDALLAFRYALQTEEVHAGLYKEALKSLNAGQDMSNRTVWLCPVCGNIFLGKAPDKCPVCNVFKKIFREIS, encoded by the coding sequence ATGGCAACAAGAGAAAATGCACTGGAGGCGTTTGCGGGGGAATCCCAGGCAAACCGGAAATATCTGGCGTTTGCAGAGAAAGCAGAATCCGACGGTTACCTGAATATCGCCAGGCTTTTTAGGGCTGCATCGGAGGCCGAGGCCATTCATGCCCGCAAACTCATGAAAGCGCTGGGAATGATTGGCTCCACGAAGGAGAACCTGGAAAAAGCCGTCGCCGATGAAACCCATGAGTATACCGAGATGTATCCTGCCTTTGTAAGAGAAGCAGAGTCAGAAAAACAGAGCGATGCACTCCTGGCATTCCGGTATGCCCTTCAGACAGAGGAAGTCCATGCCGGGCTCTACAAGGAAGCGCTTAAATCCCTGAATGCCGGGCAGGACATGTCCAACCGGACGGTCTGGCTCTGCCCGGTATGCGGAAATATCTTTCTTGGCAAGGCTCCTGATAAATGCCCGGTTTGTAACGTGTTTAAAAAAATATTCCGGGAGATCTCCTGA
- a CDS encoding DNA-directed RNA polymerase: MYKSNYGGPRDRPPREMTKVICSDCGKECEVPFKPTEGRPVYCRECLPKHRRPRY, encoded by the coding sequence ATGTATAAGTCGAATTATGGTGGTCCGAGAGACAGGCCGCCCCGGGAAATGACAAAAGTCATATGTTCAGACTGTGGAAAGGAATGCGAGGTACCGTTCAAACCAACCGAGGGAAGGCCGGTGTACTGCCGGGAGTGCCTGCCCAAGCACAGGCGTCCCCGGTACTAA
- the radC gene encoding DNA repair protein RadC, with translation MKPMREICSHDRPREKIRTRGPGSLSNQELVAAILGSGGPGYDVRSLSKEIAGMVEEGPTAVCFQTLSRINGVGPAKASQILAALELGRRLFSPEQSSRKKISAPVDILPHVAFLSGKKQEHFICITLSGAHEVLAVRTITVGLLNHSLVHPREVFADAITDRAAAIICVHNHPSGTLEPSSQDLAITRQLAEAGTLLGIRLLDHLIICDTGWLSMKEQGLM, from the coding sequence ATGAAACCGATGCGGGAGATTTGTTCACATGATCGGCCAAGAGAAAAGATACGGACGAGGGGGCCGGGCAGTCTCTCCAACCAGGAGTTGGTGGCTGCCATCCTCGGGAGCGGGGGACCAGGATATGATGTAAGGAGCCTTTCAAAGGAAATTGCCGGTATGGTCGAGGAAGGTCCGACTGCCGTGTGTTTCCAGACTCTCTCGCGCATCAACGGTGTAGGACCTGCTAAAGCGTCCCAGATCCTCGCTGCCCTCGAACTGGGGCGGCGGTTGTTCTCACCGGAGCAGTCATCCAGGAAAAAGATATCTGCTCCCGTTGATATCCTTCCCCACGTTGCATTCCTGTCGGGGAAGAAGCAGGAACATTTTATCTGCATCACGCTCTCCGGAGCACATGAAGTCCTGGCCGTCCGGACCATCACCGTCGGGCTCCTCAACCACAGCCTGGTCCATCCGCGGGAGGTCTTTGCGGATGCCATCACCGACCGGGCAGCAGCCATTATCTGCGTCCACAATCACCCATCAGGGACACTTGAGCCGAGCAGCCAGGATCTTGCCATCACCCGTCAACTCGCTGAGGCCGGGACTCTGCTTGGCATCCGCCTTCTCGATCACCTTATCATCTGTGACACCGGCTGGCTCTCTATGAAAGAGCAGGGCCTCATGTAA
- a CDS encoding flavodoxin family protein: protein MGAKIIALLGSPRLSGNTAKLLEEAIRGAVDAGCEVEKIEVTTLEFRACREIFYCREHEACAMKDDMTEIYGKFRDIDGVILATPVMTMGIPGHLKSFMDRFQVYFMAKYMRGRPMVTEAKRKSRLGLYLGIAGMNVPYVFDGAKLTVKAFFQIIDVSYWEDLLIRDMDTIQDLCTRPELLEEAYRKGNEMGRILQAGVT, encoded by the coding sequence ATGGGTGCAAAGATTATCGCCCTCCTCGGCAGCCCGCGACTGTCGGGAAATACAGCAAAGTTGCTGGAGGAGGCGATCCGGGGTGCGGTCGATGCCGGATGCGAAGTCGAAAAGATTGAGGTAACGACGCTCGAGTTCCGCGCCTGCCGGGAAATCTTCTACTGCAGGGAGCATGAAGCATGTGCCATGAAGGACGATATGACAGAAATATACGGGAAATTCCGGGATATTGACGGGGTAATCCTTGCAACACCGGTCATGACCATGGGAATACCCGGACATCTGAAGTCCTTCATGGACCGGTTCCAGGTCTACTTCATGGCAAAATATATGAGGGGAAGACCGATGGTCACCGAAGCCAAGCGAAAATCCCGTCTCGGCCTGTATCTTGGAATTGCCGGAATGAACGTACCTTACGTCTTTGACGGGGCAAAGCTTACGGTCAAAGCCTTTTTCCAGATCATCGATGTCAGCTACTGGGAAGACCTGCTCATCAGGGATATGGACACTATTCAGGACCTGTGTACCCGGCCGGAACTTCTGGAGGAAGCATATCGGAAGGGAAACGAGATGGGGCGAATTCTTCAGGCAGGCGTTACATGA
- a CDS encoding desulfoferrodoxin FeS4 iron-binding domain-containing protein, with product MVNVSKVGEVYECEICGNVVEVKVAGGGELICCGEPMKLR from the coding sequence GTGGTAAATGTATCAAAAGTAGGAGAAGTGTATGAATGTGAGATCTGCGGGAATGTCGTGGAGGTCAAGGTCGCCGGAGGCGGTGAACTTATCTGTTGCGGCGAGCCGATGAAGCTGAGATAA
- a CDS encoding carboxymuconolactone decarboxylase family protein — translation MKDLEQMIGKVPKFFKELTVKDPKMYEMVMKLEGHIWDDGVLTRQTKKLIAVAIAASLRDQHATRAQLEGAEKLGVTKAEVEEALRVAFLLAGMPAYVYGKAQLDELMRE, via the coding sequence ATGAAGGATCTTGAACAGATGATCGGGAAGGTGCCCAAGTTCTTTAAAGAACTCACGGTAAAAGACCCGAAGATGTACGAGATGGTGATGAAACTCGAGGGGCATATCTGGGACGACGGGGTACTCACCCGCCAGACCAAGAAGCTCATCGCGGTTGCAATCGCGGCATCGCTCCGGGATCAGCATGCGACACGCGCGCAGCTGGAAGGAGCCGAGAAGCTTGGCGTCACCAAGGCCGAAGTGGAGGAAGCCCTGCGGGTAGCATTCCTGCTTGCCGGTATGCCAGCCTATGTTTATGGTAAGGCACAGCTGGACGAGCTGATGAGGGAGTGA
- a CDS encoding peroxiredoxin, with product MCIGDYGSMPIIGEPAPDFEALTTSGIIKLSDLKGKWIILFSHPADFTPVCTTEFMAFAGVADELKNMNVMLLGLSIDSVHSHLAWIKNVKEKMGVDIPFPIIADLDMKVATKFGMLHPGQSSTSTIRTVFFIDDKGILRAMLYYPMQNGRYIPEIIRLVKALQTTDKYNVATPADWQPGDKVVVPSPKNKAEMDKRLTEGYECKDWYLCFKKI from the coding sequence ATGTGTATAGGTGATTATGGTTCCATGCCAATCATCGGCGAGCCTGCCCCGGACTTCGAGGCCCTCACGACCAGTGGAATCATCAAGCTCTCAGACCTTAAAGGGAAATGGATCATCCTCTTTTCCCACCCAGCTGACTTCACGCCGGTATGCACGACCGAGTTCATGGCATTTGCCGGTGTTGCAGATGAGCTAAAGAACATGAACGTGATGCTGTTAGGACTCTCCATCGACAGTGTCCACTCTCACCTGGCATGGATCAAGAACGTCAAAGAGAAGATGGGCGTCGACATCCCCTTCCCCATCATCGCCGATCTCGATATGAAGGTGGCAACGAAGTTCGGAATGCTCCACCCCGGCCAGAGCTCGACGTCAACCATCAGGACGGTCTTCTTCATCGATGACAAGGGTATCCTCCGCGCAATGCTCTACTACCCGATGCAGAATGGCCGGTACATCCCTGAGATTATCAGGCTGGTCAAGGCGCTCCAGACCACCGACAAGTACAATGTCGCAACACCTGCAGACTGGCAGCCGGGAGACAAGGTGGTCGTTCCGTCACCCAAGAACAAGGCTGAGATGGATAAGCGTCTCACCGAAGGCTACGAGTGCAAAGACTGGTACCTGTGTTTCAAGAAAATTTGA
- a CDS encoding flavodoxin family protein — translation MPVKVLAFAGSPRRHGNSETLLDWVLYTMRQDPEVEVEKVVLVEANINPCRGCNACETLNKCVQRDGMDYLHDRIINADIIILAAPIFCMGVCSQAKALIDRFQVFRSRKYVLRLPIVPPERKGKRLGIFLSTAGQNWDHVFDGAIPSVKCFFHVIEVKDKDIHYLMVNNVDEKGAILKHPTAQREAERLAREVITEVKARLAR, via the coding sequence ATGCCAGTTAAAGTCCTTGCCTTTGCCGGGAGCCCCCGCCGGCATGGCAACTCCGAGACATTGCTTGACTGGGTTCTTTATACTATGCGGCAGGACCCTGAAGTCGAGGTGGAGAAGGTGGTGCTGGTCGAGGCCAACATCAATCCCTGCCGGGGATGCAATGCCTGTGAGACCCTGAATAAGTGCGTCCAGCGGGACGGCATGGATTATCTCCACGACCGTATTATCAACGCTGATATCATCATCCTCGCAGCCCCGATATTCTGCATGGGCGTCTGTTCACAGGCCAAGGCACTGATTGACAGGTTCCAGGTCTTTCGATCGAGGAAATATGTCCTCAGGCTCCCCATTGTCCCACCGGAGCGGAAGGGCAAGCGCCTCGGCATATTTCTTTCCACCGCCGGGCAGAACTGGGACCACGTCTTTGACGGAGCGATCCCTTCGGTCAAGTGTTTCTTCCACGTCATCGAAGTGAAGGATAAGGACATCCATTACCTGATGGTGAATAACGTTGACGAAAAGGGCGCCATCCTCAAGCATCCCACCGCACAAAGGGAGGCCGAACGCCTTGCCCGGGAGGTCATCACTGAGGTCAAGGCCCGGCTTGCGAGGTGA
- a CDS encoding flavodoxin family protein, with product MAVSVLGISGSPRRHGNTETLLDAFLEGTKNAGASVEKVVLKELDYTPCQGCNVCHRTGVCIVKDDALPLFDRIFSVDCLAVASPIYSMGITAELKGLIDRAQYIWARKFILKTLYFSHEHIECHKGIFISTAGLSWDNVFDAAFPAITAFFNTLGFEYYDNIIANNMDQYEGIRGHPTALTEASRKGDQVVRVIGDLKGRFGQG from the coding sequence TTGGCCGTCAGCGTACTTGGGATTTCGGGAAGTCCCCGCCGGCATGGGAACACCGAGACCCTCCTTGATGCATTTCTCGAGGGGACAAAAAACGCCGGTGCATCGGTTGAGAAGGTCGTTCTCAAGGAACTGGATTATACCCCGTGCCAGGGGTGCAATGTCTGTCATAGAACCGGAGTGTGCATTGTGAAGGACGATGCTCTCCCGCTCTTTGACCGGATCTTTTCGGTCGACTGCCTTGCTGTGGCATCACCCATCTACAGTATGGGCATCACTGCCGAACTCAAGGGGCTCATCGACCGGGCACAATACATCTGGGCCCGTAAGTTTATCCTGAAGACGCTCTACTTCTCCCATGAGCATATCGAGTGCCACAAGGGTATCTTCATCTCCACGGCAGGGCTTTCCTGGGACAACGTTTTTGACGCTGCATTCCCGGCTATTACGGCGTTCTTCAACACCCTGGGTTTTGAATATTACGATAATATCATCGCCAATAACATGGACCAGTACGAGGGAATCCGCGGTCATCCTACCGCACTTACCGAGGCCAGCAGGAAAGGGGACCAGGTGGTCAGGGTCATTGGAGACCTGAAAGGACGCTTCGGGCAGGGCTGA
- a CDS encoding peptidase M50, whose amino-acid sequence MLERISRRERFDLVISWLAISIAFSLAFSGGIGVWMGSPLKEISLGEYLLYFILSMVTVGVGFVLHELAHKFTAMHYGYWAEFRKDNLMLLVAVVLAALVGVVFAAPGATLIYGAGVTREQNGKISAAGPVTNLLLCIPFAFLLALVAWLGITTWWGQLLTLTGMVGLQVNAMIASFNMLPVSVLDGRKVLAWNPAVFAVLIIASFGLLIATLYPAIM is encoded by the coding sequence ATGCTTGAGCGGATCTCACGGAGGGAACGGTTCGACCTGGTCATTTCCTGGCTGGCGATCTCAATTGCATTTTCTCTGGCCTTTTCAGGGGGAATCGGGGTATGGATGGGAAGCCCCCTGAAGGAGATTTCACTTGGAGAATATCTCCTGTACTTCATCCTCTCCATGGTAACGGTGGGCGTGGGCTTCGTTCTCCACGAGCTTGCGCACAAGTTCACTGCCATGCACTACGGCTACTGGGCCGAGTTTCGGAAAGACAACCTCATGCTGCTCGTCGCAGTTGTTCTCGCCGCCCTTGTCGGGGTGGTCTTTGCAGCTCCAGGGGCTACCCTGATCTACGGGGCAGGGGTCACCAGGGAGCAGAACGGGAAGATATCTGCAGCCGGACCGGTTACCAATCTCCTGCTCTGCATCCCCTTCGCATTCTTGCTTGCGCTCGTCGCATGGCTCGGTATTACAACGTGGTGGGGGCAGCTCCTTACCCTGACTGGCATGGTGGGCCTCCAGGTGAATGCCATGATTGCCTCGTTCAACATGCTGCCCGTGAGCGTACTGGATGGCCGCAAGGTGCTTGCCTGGAACCCCGCGGTTTTTGCGGTCCTGATCATCGCATCGTTCGGCCTCCTCATCGCCACGCTCTACCCGGCCATTATGTAA